ATAGCCGTGATAGTTTGTGGGTTGTGGTGGGTTTTCCATTAGCAGACTCTTTAAAATTACTCCCCGATGAGCAGAAAGTAGCTTTACATTTAACAGTTTATTTGCAGTCAAATAATAAACATCCATTTAGAGAGTATTCTTTTTCGTTTAATCAATACGTTGGTGCTGAATCTATTGGCGGAAATTGGGGGAGTGTAGCGAGCAAAATACCTATTCCACCGGAATATTTTACAATAGAATCTGAGTTAACTATTTTAAAATTAAAAGGATATAATAGATTTTATTCGGCACATCCGGCTTCATTTCGCTGGAACTTATCAGTAGTTACCCCCCAAAACCAACCACTCTCTTTTTACAATGACTCTATACGAATAGATAATTCAGGTAAACAAGTGTTGGTTGATGAATATATGATTATTAATAAGTTACCGAATCCGCCTTACTATGTTTTTAGAAGGAAAAATATAGTTTTGCAGCCCGTAATCCGTAATAAGGTGCTTCCTACCCCAATCAAATACTTTCCCAATAATGCCGGAGGTGTTATTTTAAAAAACAATACCGCTGATACCTTAAACTGTCTGTTGTTTTTTGGGAATGCAGATTTTCCCGAACCAACTACTCTTTTTGGGCTAATAAATCCATTGGGTTATATTTGTTCTTCTGCTGAGATGCGTTACTTTCGGGAAGATCCTTCTAAGAGAAAATTAGATGAATTTTGGTTAGATGTTGGGGGAAATGCGGCACGCGCACGTGAACGTATTTCCATTTTTTATGAACAAGTAGCTATGAGTAATCGCTTGTTTACGGATTTTAGACCCGGATATTTAACCGATAGAGGTATGATTAGGTGCGTCTTTGGCCGCCCTGATGCTATTATTTATCAACCGAATAAGGAAGTTTGGATATACGAGGCTATACCCGGCCAAACCAACTCTACCAAATTCACCTTTATCCGATACCCGCACCAGCTAACCGCAAACTACTTTGAAGTCGTGCGAGACCCAAGTTATGAAACACTCTGGTTCCAAACTATCAATAACTTACGAAATGGAATTATCA
This sequence is a window from Bacteroidia bacterium. Protein-coding genes within it:
- a CDS encoding GWxTD domain-containing protein, translating into MFSVKAQTSFQNFFVKNSQYLLETALTVRPYSRDSLWVVVGFPLADSLKLLPDEQKVALHLTVYLQSNNKHPFREYSFSFNQYVGAESIGGNWGSVASKIPIPPEYFTIESELTILKLKGYNRFYSAHPASFRWNLSVVTPQNQPLSFYNDSIRIDNSGKQVLVDEYMIINKLPNPPYYVFRRKNIVLQPVIRNKVLPTPIKYFPNNAGGVILKNNTADTLNCLLFFGNADFPEPTTLFGLINPLGYICSSAEMRYFREDPSKRKLDEFWLDVGGNAARARERISIFYEQVAMSNRLFTDFRPGYLTDRGMIRCVFGRPDAIIYQPNKEVWIYEAIPGQTNSTKFTFIRYPHQLTANYFEVVRDPSYETLWFQTINNLRNGIIKK